In Methylocystis sp. MJC1, one DNA window encodes the following:
- a CDS encoding MmgE/PrpD family protein yields MTEARELAAFVERARLEDMSAQALEQLKIRVLDTIGVAVGAIDAAPMRAIRELTNKLGGQPLSTLIGGGQTAPDRAAFYNGGLSRYLDFMDSYIAEGETCHPSDNFAPVLAVAEMRQASGAEFLAALAVAYQVQTRLCDVAPVRHRGFDHTTQGAYAAAAGSAKALGLRREQIANAIAISGTANNALRVTRTGALSHWKGLAYANMAMAATHEALLAAYGITGPEAVFEGNKGFKETISGPFEIDWLKEDLESVRRTILKKHNAEIHAQTAIEAALEIRASPAFNVEAVSAIRLETFAVAYQIIGGGEEGEKHNVRSKEQADHSLPYMLAVALIDGKVQPEQFTQERIVSRDVQDLLCKVTIAPDPLLSAMFPRRLPARLEVELANGVILQAFREDYPGFHTAPFDWAATRTKFNSVINPFASQQWGSAVARVVENLDERPLTDLTTLLFRRAA; encoded by the coding sequence GTGACCGAAGCCCGCGAGCTTGCGGCCTTCGTGGAGCGCGCCCGACTAGAGGATATGAGCGCGCAGGCGCTCGAGCAGCTAAAGATCCGTGTTCTCGATACCATTGGGGTCGCGGTCGGAGCTATCGACGCCGCGCCCATGCGAGCGATCCGGGAGTTGACCAATAAACTTGGCGGCCAGCCGCTTTCGACGTTGATCGGAGGCGGCCAGACAGCCCCCGACCGCGCCGCCTTCTATAATGGGGGGCTCAGCCGCTATCTGGATTTCATGGACAGCTACATCGCGGAAGGGGAAACCTGCCACCCTTCGGATAATTTCGCGCCTGTGCTTGCGGTCGCCGAAATGCGGCAAGCAAGCGGCGCCGAGTTCCTGGCCGCTCTTGCAGTGGCCTATCAAGTTCAAACGCGTCTTTGCGATGTTGCGCCTGTCCGCCATAGGGGGTTCGATCATACGACCCAAGGCGCCTATGCGGCGGCGGCGGGCTCCGCCAAGGCGTTGGGCTTGAGGCGCGAGCAGATCGCCAACGCCATCGCGATCAGCGGAACGGCCAATAATGCGCTTCGCGTCACGCGAACCGGGGCCTTGTCGCATTGGAAAGGACTAGCCTATGCGAATATGGCCATGGCCGCGACGCATGAGGCGCTTCTCGCCGCCTATGGCATCACCGGGCCGGAAGCGGTGTTCGAGGGCAATAAGGGCTTTAAGGAGACGATCAGCGGGCCGTTCGAGATCGACTGGCTCAAGGAAGATCTGGAAAGCGTCAGGCGAACCATTTTGAAGAAGCATAATGCTGAGATTCACGCGCAAACCGCGATCGAAGCCGCCCTCGAGATTCGGGCGTCGCCGGCTTTCAACGTGGAGGCCGTGTCGGCGATAAGGTTAGAGACGTTTGCGGTCGCCTATCAGATCATCGGCGGCGGAGAAGAGGGTGAAAAGCATAACGTTCGCTCGAAGGAGCAAGCGGATCATAGTCTTCCTTATATGCTCGCGGTCGCCTTGATCGATGGCAAGGTACAGCCGGAGCAATTCACGCAAGAACGGATCGTCTCGCGAGATGTCCAGGACCTGCTGTGCAAGGTGACGATCGCGCCCGACCCGCTTCTCTCGGCAATGTTTCCTAGGAGACTTCCGGCGCGCCTAGAGGTCGAGCTCGCCAATGGCGTCATCTTGCAGGCTTTTCGCGAGGATTATCCCGGCTTCCATACCGCGCCTTTCGACTGGGCCGCGACGCGGACGAAGTTCAACTCGGTGATAAACCCCTTTGCATCACAACAGTGGGGAAGCGCTGTCGCCAGAGTCGTCGAAAACCTGGATGAACGCCCCCTTACCGATCTGACGACGCTTTTGTTCCGACGGGCAGCATGA
- a CDS encoding aminotransferase class V-fold PLP-dependent enzyme has product MDDITTAVAALGPGPLQDASLRCCVDPLFSNVLGTNPGKIYLANHSLGRPPDSMQADLMRFAAAWYDDLGGAWDEWLAAVGAFRTDVGALINAPEPGCIVPKSSAGQGLRAVLNCFDRPIRVLTTRSEFDSMDYLLKSFAGRGRVELQWIAPRSDGLYREEDFIDGLGQRPDLVVFSLVFYDTGQWLQDAAAIVHAAREQGACVLIDLYHAAGALPVDVQSLDVDFAIGGSYKYLRGGPGAAWLYGNPRRLATMRTLDTGWFARPQPFNFTRAEEARVAAGGDGWLESTPAIAPFYQARAGLEFTLAMGVERLRAHSLAQCARLQDLLAANGVETLHPGAPRGAFVAIRAPQAGDCARRLKEAGVVCDARGDILRFCPDILTKPEEMEDAARLIGSALSAG; this is encoded by the coding sequence ATGGATGACATCACGACTGCCGTGGCTGCTCTAGGGCCGGGACCTCTGCAGGACGCGTCGCTGCGCTGCTGCGTCGATCCGCTATTTTCCAATGTGCTCGGCACGAATCCGGGCAAAATTTATCTTGCAAACCATTCTCTCGGGCGTCCGCCCGACAGCATGCAGGCAGACCTCATGCGCTTTGCGGCCGCCTGGTACGACGATCTCGGCGGCGCCTGGGATGAATGGCTCGCAGCGGTGGGCGCCTTTCGGACCGATGTGGGCGCCTTGATCAACGCGCCGGAGCCGGGATGCATCGTCCCGAAAAGTAGCGCCGGCCAGGGGCTGAGGGCGGTGCTGAACTGTTTCGACAGGCCGATCCGCGTGCTGACGACGCGCAGCGAATTCGATTCGATGGATTATCTGTTGAAAAGCTTCGCTGGTCGCGGGCGCGTGGAGCTACAATGGATCGCGCCGCGCTCGGACGGGCTGTACCGGGAAGAGGATTTCATCGATGGGCTGGGGCAAAGGCCCGATCTCGTCGTTTTTTCTCTCGTTTTTTACGACACCGGGCAGTGGTTGCAGGATGCGGCGGCGATCGTGCATGCGGCGCGAGAGCAGGGGGCTTGCGTTCTCATCGATCTCTACCATGCCGCCGGCGCTCTGCCGGTCGACGTCCAAAGCCTCGATGTTGATTTTGCGATTGGCGGTTCCTACAAATATCTGCGTGGCGGGCCGGGCGCGGCTTGGCTCTATGGCAATCCCCGGCGGCTCGCGACGATGCGCACCTTGGACACGGGCTGGTTCGCGCGCCCCCAGCCTTTCAACTTCACCCGGGCGGAGGAAGCGCGCGTTGCGGCCGGTGGCGACGGCTGGCTCGAGTCGACGCCGGCCATCGCGCCCTTCTATCAGGCGCGCGCCGGTCTCGAATTCACACTCGCGATGGGCGTTGAGCGGCTGCGCGCCCATTCGCTCGCGCAATGCGCGCGGCTCCAGGACCTGCTTGCCGCAAACGGCGTCGAGACTCTACATCCCGGCGCGCCGCGCGGCGCCTTCGTCGCAATCCGCGCGCCACAAGCCGGTGACTGCGCGCGCAGGCTCAAGGAGGCCGGCGTCGTTTGCGACGCGCGCGGCGACATATTGCGTTTCTGTCCCGATATTCTGACCAAGCCTGAAGAAATGGAAGACGCGGCGCGGCTCATCGGCAGCGCCCTTTCAGCTGGTTAG
- a CDS encoding alpha/beta fold hydrolase: MSGGPARALPVPTRAISRASPLEPRTEKRHLPSSRVPSRPEPQGPFSFDRPFHAAMAQATMGLSPAALVQAYGDWALHLFLSPDKQIALNERARRQCIRYLEYCLRALLNQTDFCIDPLPQDKRFINEDWRQWPFNVFQQGFLLSQQWWHKATTDIYGFSKHHEDVVSFIVRQLLDTVSPTNFPASNPEIIRATAQQGGFNFLRGAVNFWEDARRAAMGSSPVGSEAFEVGKNLATARGKVIYRNRLIELIQYEPVSAAVYPEPILIVPAWIMKYYILDLSPENSLVQYLVAHGHTVFMISWKNPRAQDRDLGLDDYRKLGLTAALDAISEIISNQSVHCVGYCLGGTLLALGAAAMARMGAQRIRSITLFAAQTDFTEAGELMLFIDEAQVAFLEDMMAEKGYLDTKQLASAFQFLRSNDLIWSAVVQTYMLGERPPMFDLMAWNADPTRLPYRMHSEYLRRLFLDNDLAEGRYVIEDHPISLRDIRAPIFCVSTVSDHIAPWRSVYKIQMLTDANVTFVLSNGGHNAGIVSRPGHPGRHYQIATHNWDEIYVDPDAWRQIATLRQGSWWPAWVSWLARLSGRRIAPPPMGAPEKGLVPLCDAPGGYVLEK; encoded by the coding sequence GTGAGCGGGGGGCCGGCAAGAGCGCTTCCCGTGCCGACGCGCGCCATATCCCGTGCATCGCCGCTAGAGCCGAGAACCGAAAAGCGGCATCTCCCATCAAGCAGGGTCCCGTCGCGCCCTGAGCCCCAAGGTCCTTTTTCTTTTGATCGACCCTTTCACGCGGCCATGGCTCAGGCGACGATGGGCCTATCGCCCGCGGCCCTCGTGCAGGCTTATGGCGACTGGGCATTACATCTGTTTCTTTCTCCCGATAAGCAAATCGCGCTGAACGAACGTGCCAGACGCCAATGTATCCGTTATCTGGAATATTGCTTACGGGCGCTGCTGAACCAGACCGATTTCTGTATCGATCCGCTGCCGCAGGACAAGCGGTTTATAAACGAGGATTGGCGTCAATGGCCGTTCAACGTGTTTCAACAGGGTTTTCTGCTTTCCCAGCAGTGGTGGCACAAGGCGACGACCGACATCTACGGCTTTTCCAAACATCACGAGGACGTCGTCTCTTTCATTGTGCGTCAGCTGCTTGACACCGTTTCGCCGACGAATTTCCCCGCGTCTAATCCCGAGATCATCAGAGCGACGGCGCAGCAGGGCGGATTCAATTTCCTTCGCGGCGCGGTGAATTTCTGGGAGGACGCCCGCCGCGCTGCGATGGGCTCGAGCCCCGTCGGGTCCGAGGCGTTCGAAGTCGGCAAGAACCTCGCAACGGCGCGGGGCAAGGTCATCTATCGCAACCGTCTCATAGAGCTCATCCAATATGAGCCTGTTTCGGCGGCCGTCTATCCCGAGCCGATTCTCATCGTGCCCGCATGGATTATGAAATATTATATTCTCGATCTTTCGCCAGAGAATTCCTTGGTCCAATATCTAGTCGCCCACGGGCATACAGTTTTCATGATCTCCTGGAAAAATCCTAGAGCGCAGGACCGCGACCTCGGACTCGACGATTACCGGAAGCTCGGATTGACGGCCGCGCTGGACGCGATCTCCGAGATCATCTCAAATCAGTCCGTCCATTGCGTCGGCTATTGTCTCGGCGGAACATTGCTCGCATTGGGCGCCGCGGCCATGGCCAGGATGGGCGCCCAACGAATCCGAAGTATAACGCTCTTTGCGGCTCAGACAGATTTTACAGAGGCCGGCGAGTTGATGCTCTTCATCGATGAAGCGCAGGTGGCCTTCCTAGAGGATATGATGGCCGAAAAGGGCTACCTGGACACAAAGCAGCTGGCCAGCGCCTTCCAGTTCCTTCGCTCGAACGACCTGATCTGGTCCGCCGTTGTGCAAACCTACATGCTCGGCGAGCGGCCTCCCATGTTCGACTTGATGGCTTGGAATGCTGATCCGACGCGCTTGCCATATCGGATGCACTCGGAATATCTACGGCGCCTTTTCCTCGACAACGACCTGGCTGAAGGCCGCTACGTTATCGAGGATCATCCTATTTCGTTGCGGGATATCCGCGCGCCGATCTTTTGCGTGAGCACGGTTTCGGACCACATTGCGCCTTGGCGCTCAGTATACAAAATCCAGATGCTGACCGACGCCAACGTAACCTTTGTTCTATCCAACGGCGGCCATAACGCAGGGATCGTAAGCCGCCCCGGCCACCCCGGCCGGCATTATCAGATCGCCACCCACAACTGGGACGAAATTTATGTTGACCCCGATGCCTGGCGGCAGATTGCAACACTGAGACAAGGCTCTTGGTGGCCAGCATGGGTGAGCTGGCTTGCGCGGCTCTCCGGCCGAAGGATCGCTCCGCCTCCTATGGGAGCGCCCGAAAAAGGTCTTGTGCCGCTGTGCGACGCTCCAGGAGGTTATGTCCTGGAAAAGTGA
- a CDS encoding slipin family protein, which translates to MKNSNALPILIFLLLLGVGLGFAYTSLALGDPHRSAVIAFSSAAAALIVSYSIKIANQWERVVVLRLGRFHALKGPGLFLIIPIVDVIAYWIDIRVITTAFKAEKTLTKDTVPVDVDAVLFWKVIDPKKAALDVADYASAINWAAQTALRDVIGKTLLSDMLEGREKISGELRRIIDIRTEPWGINVISVEVKDVLIPAGLEDAMSMQAQAERERQARVILGDSERQIAEKFGEAAKTYADNPTAFHLRAMNMLYEGLKKESTTIVIVPSTAVETMQLGGLAGATALSACLGQKAAPESAVDPWSGPPSSKLSSTPQSKP; encoded by the coding sequence ATGAAGAACTCCAATGCGCTGCCCATTTTGATTTTCTTGTTGCTGCTTGGCGTCGGCCTTGGCTTTGCCTATACGAGTCTCGCGCTTGGCGATCCGCACAGAAGCGCAGTGATCGCCTTCAGCTCGGCTGCCGCAGCCTTGATCGTCTCCTACTCGATCAAGATTGCAAATCAGTGGGAACGGGTTGTCGTTTTGCGGCTGGGACGCTTTCACGCTCTCAAGGGCCCGGGGCTGTTTCTCATCATCCCCATCGTCGACGTCATTGCCTATTGGATCGACATTCGCGTGATTACCACTGCGTTCAAGGCGGAGAAGACTCTTACCAAGGATACGGTGCCGGTCGATGTCGATGCGGTGTTGTTCTGGAAGGTCATCGACCCCAAAAAGGCGGCGCTCGACGTCGCCGACTATGCAAGCGCCATAAATTGGGCGGCTCAGACGGCGTTGCGCGACGTGATTGGCAAGACCCTGCTGTCGGACATGCTAGAGGGGCGCGAAAAGATCAGCGGCGAGCTCCGGCGGATTATCGACATAAGGACAGAGCCATGGGGCATAAATGTTATCTCTGTCGAGGTGAAAGACGTCCTGATCCCGGCGGGTTTGGAGGACGCGATGTCGATGCAGGCTCAAGCCGAACGCGAACGCCAAGCGCGCGTTATTCTCGGCGACTCGGAGCGCCAAATCGCCGAGAAATTCGGCGAGGCGGCGAAGACTTACGCCGACAATCCAACCGCCTTTCATTTGCGTGCGATGAACATGCTTTACGAGGGACTGAAGAAAGAAAGCACCACGATCGTCATTGTGCCGAGCACAGCCGTCGAAACGATGCAGCTTGGCGGGCTTGCTGGGGCAACGGCGTTATCGGCATGCCTGGGTCAAAAGGCGGCGCCTGAATCTGCGGTCGACCCTTGGTCCGGGCCGCCATCCTCCAAGCTGTCGTCTACGCCGCAAAGCAAGCCATAG
- a CDS encoding phosphosulfolactate synthase yields the protein MSETTFSFIPRAARSLKPRKTGLTEIRGPYYGAYGPRHLSDVLETMGAWVDGFKYAGGSFALMPPEAVKAINGIAHDHDVYVSTGGWIENVLRFGREAVTHYLEEAKTLEFDMVEISAGFISLPTDSMLRLVEMVKKAGLKAKPELGIQFGAGGATSAGELEAEGSKDVGWLIAQAKALIGAGADIIMIESEGITESVTKWRTGVAAQIIDKIGIDKVMFEAADPPVFEWYVKNYGNEVNLFVDHSQIVQLEALRSGIWGTKSTWGRIQNLGE from the coding sequence ATGAGCGAGACGACTTTTTCGTTTATTCCTCGGGCCGCGCGCTCTCTCAAGCCCCGCAAGACCGGCCTGACCGAGATTCGCGGGCCTTACTACGGCGCTTACGGCCCTCGTCATCTCTCCGATGTGCTGGAGACCATGGGCGCCTGGGTGGATGGTTTCAAATACGCCGGAGGCTCTTTCGCTCTCATGCCGCCGGAGGCCGTGAAGGCGATCAACGGGATTGCTCACGATCATGATGTCTACGTTTCGACGGGTGGATGGATCGAGAATGTCCTGCGCTTTGGGCGAGAGGCGGTCACTCATTACCTGGAAGAGGCAAAGACCCTCGAATTTGACATGGTCGAAATCTCGGCAGGGTTCATCAGCCTCCCCACGGACAGCATGCTACGGCTCGTCGAGATGGTCAAAAAAGCCGGACTGAAGGCGAAACCGGAGCTCGGGATTCAATTTGGAGCCGGCGGCGCAACATCTGCCGGCGAGCTCGAGGCGGAAGGCTCGAAAGATGTCGGCTGGCTGATCGCGCAAGCAAAGGCCCTGATAGGCGCTGGCGCCGACATCATCATGATCGAAAGTGAAGGCATCACCGAGAGCGTCACCAAGTGGCGCACTGGCGTCGCTGCCCAGATCATCGACAAAATCGGGATCGATAAGGTGATGTTCGAAGCTGCGGACCCGCCCGTATTCGAGTGGTACGTGAAGAACTACGGCAATGAAGTCAATCTCTTTGTCGACCACAGCCAGATCGTGCAGCTGGAGGCGCTCCGGTCCGGCATTTGGGGCACGAAAAGCACGTGGGGGCGAATCCAGAACTTGGGGGAGTAG
- a CDS encoding NAD-dependent succinate-semialdehyde dehydrogenase: MAITTINPATGGALRVYEEMTASEAAEVVSDTHEAFLDWRLTLFSERAALMIRAAEVLRANAGEYARMMAQEMGKPIRDGAAEIEKCAVTCEYFARNAERFLAPEPAASDALKSYVTFNPLGIVLAIMPWNFPFWQVFRFVAPNLMAGNAAILKHASNVTGCALAIEDVFCRAGFPKHLFRTLVIGSSKVEALIDHLLVRAVTVTGSVATGRAVATKAGAALKKTVLELGGSDAYIVLEDANLEFAAQLCANARLVNSGQSCIAAKRFLVPVDLCAEFERLLVARMGAAKVGDPLDQQTEIGPLARYDLRDALHLQIEASVAKGARCLLGGALPDGPGAYYPPTVLTEVNKGMPAFDEELFGPVAAVIPVTDEAEAIKLANDSIFGLGSCVITSDAARGEHIAAELMESGTAFVNGMVHSDPRLPFGGIKQSGYGRELSAYGLKEFVNAKTVCVYRHP; the protein is encoded by the coding sequence ATGGCGATAACCACGATCAACCCGGCCACGGGCGGAGCGCTTCGCGTCTATGAAGAGATGACGGCCTCGGAAGCAGCGGAGGTTGTCAGCGATACTCACGAAGCCTTCCTTGACTGGCGTCTAACTCTGTTTTCGGAGCGCGCCGCCTTGATGATTCGAGCCGCTGAGGTCTTGCGCGCGAATGCAGGCGAATACGCCCGCATGATGGCGCAAGAAATGGGCAAGCCAATTCGCGACGGAGCCGCCGAGATAGAAAAATGCGCAGTGACCTGCGAATATTTTGCCCGGAACGCCGAGAGATTTCTTGCGCCTGAGCCAGCCGCTTCGGACGCCCTGAAAAGCTATGTGACCTTCAATCCGCTGGGGATTGTGCTCGCGATCATGCCGTGGAATTTCCCATTCTGGCAGGTGTTTCGATTTGTCGCGCCCAACCTGATGGCGGGAAACGCCGCCATACTTAAGCATGCGTCCAATGTCACCGGTTGCGCCCTGGCGATCGAAGATGTGTTTTGTCGCGCTGGCTTCCCGAAGCATCTTTTTCGCACGCTGGTAATCGGAAGCAGCAAAGTGGAAGCGCTCATCGACCATCTGCTTGTTCGGGCCGTCACCGTCACCGGCAGCGTTGCCACGGGCCGCGCCGTCGCCACGAAAGCGGGAGCAGCGCTTAAGAAAACCGTCTTAGAGTTAGGCGGGAGCGACGCGTATATTGTATTGGAAGACGCAAATCTCGAATTCGCCGCGCAACTCTGCGCGAATGCGCGCTTGGTGAATTCGGGACAAAGCTGCATCGCAGCCAAGCGCTTCTTGGTTCCCGTGGATTTATGCGCCGAGTTCGAGCGTCTCCTGGTCGCTCGGATGGGCGCGGCAAAGGTTGGCGATCCGCTCGATCAGCAAACGGAAATTGGCCCGCTGGCGCGTTACGATCTGCGCGACGCGTTACATCTCCAAATTGAGGCGAGCGTCGCCAAAGGAGCTCGCTGCCTGCTCGGAGGGGCGCTGCCTGACGGCCCGGGAGCCTATTACCCGCCTACTGTCCTCACTGAGGTAAACAAAGGCATGCCGGCTTTCGACGAGGAGCTTTTTGGTCCGGTCGCGGCCGTTATCCCGGTTACCGACGAAGCCGAAGCGATCAAACTTGCAAACGATTCCATCTTCGGGCTAGGGAGCTGTGTCATTACCAGCGATGCTGCGCGAGGCGAACACATCGCCGCCGAGCTGATGGAAAGCGGCACAGCGTTCGTGAATGGCATGGTCCATTCGGATCCTCGTTTGCCATTCGGCGGCATTAAGCAGAGCGGCTATGGGCGAGAGCTTTCCGCCTATGGCCTCAAGGAATTCGTCAACGCAAAAACCGTTTGTGTCTATCGCCACCCCTGA
- a CDS encoding tryptophan 2,3-dioxygenase — MTEPQPIRPLEDQIDRNLAGRMTYADYLKLDALLSAQRPLSTEHDEMLFIIQHQVAELWFKLILHELRAARSAIMRDTLDTCEKILSRVKCIERQLFDQWSVLETLTPSDYAKFRPMLGPASGLQSYQYRAVEFILGNKQKDVLQLFAHDAKIGEELRRELESPSLYDEFQRYLARHGHAVPQSCLSRDWSAPYVRNPALVPVFERIYAEPSAHWPVYALCEKLIDIDELFQLWRFRHVKTVERIIGFKKGTGGSSGVAFLRRIVDYVFFPELLDVRTRIGSM, encoded by the coding sequence ATGACTGAGCCGCAGCCGATCCGCCCGCTTGAAGACCAAATCGACCGTAATCTTGCGGGGCGCATGACCTACGCGGATTATCTGAAGCTCGACGCCTTATTGAGCGCGCAGCGCCCGCTCAGCACCGAGCACGACGAGATGCTGTTCATCATCCAGCATCAGGTGGCCGAGTTATGGTTCAAGCTGATCCTGCATGAATTGCGCGCCGCCCGCAGCGCCATTATGCGCGACACGCTCGACACCTGCGAGAAAATTCTCTCTCGCGTGAAATGCATAGAGCGGCAGCTTTTCGACCAATGGTCGGTGCTCGAGACGCTGACGCCAAGCGATTACGCCAAATTCCGACCTATGCTCGGGCCGGCGTCGGGCCTGCAATCCTACCAGTATCGCGCGGTCGAATTCATCCTTGGCAACAAGCAGAAGGACGTTCTCCAGCTTTTCGCGCATGATGCAAAAATTGGCGAGGAGCTACGCCGCGAGCTCGAAAGTCCGAGCCTCTACGACGAATTCCAGCGCTATCTGGCGCGGCATGGCCACGCGGTGCCCCAGTCCTGCCTTAGCCGGGACTGGAGCGCGCCCTATGTGCGGAATCCCGCCCTCGTGCCGGTGTTCGAGCGCATCTATGCGGAGCCTTCCGCCCATTGGCCGGTCTACGCCTTGTGCGAAAAGCTCATCGACATAGACGAGCTGTTCCAGCTCTGGCGCTTCCGGCACGTCAAGACTGTGGAACGTATCATCGGCTTCAAGAAAGGAACCGGAGGCTCGTCGGGCGTGGCCTTCCTGCGGCGGATCGTCGACTATGTCTTCTTCCCCGAATTGCTCGACGTTCGCACACGGATCGGATCGATGTGA
- a CDS encoding FkbM family methyltransferase has product MLETRLPNDRAVFCPNPLEVPIIFEQITSYSRHGFDVKEGDTIFDVGANIGLFSLTACDWGRRSVKIFAFEPIPATFRALKANAERHQLREFVPLQYAVSRQRGEETFTYYPLAMAMSTAHPYDVDSDNVLKRGFRNILPQLPRFLRWIERLPPRPQAVTLRLLLKIILHGRRVACRTISLSDAIREHGIDQVDLIKIDVEKAEFEVLQGIDPPDWKKVQKIVIEVHDIEGRLNAVVDVLRSHGLQDVVCQQEPEMKEFGVFTVFARRRTGS; this is encoded by the coding sequence TTGTTGGAAACCAGACTTCCGAATGACCGTGCCGTATTCTGCCCAAATCCATTGGAGGTTCCAATCATATTTGAGCAGATCACCTCCTATTCTCGTCACGGTTTCGACGTCAAGGAAGGCGATACGATATTCGATGTAGGCGCAAACATCGGGCTGTTCTCGCTGACCGCATGTGATTGGGGTCGCCGGTCCGTGAAGATATTCGCCTTCGAGCCAATCCCCGCGACTTTCCGCGCTTTGAAGGCGAACGCCGAACGCCATCAGTTGCGGGAATTCGTGCCTTTGCAATACGCGGTTTCGCGGCAACGTGGCGAGGAGACGTTCACCTACTATCCGTTGGCCATGGCGATGTCGACCGCTCATCCCTATGATGTTGACTCCGACAACGTGCTGAAGCGCGGCTTCCGCAATATCCTGCCACAATTACCACGATTCCTGCGATGGATTGAGCGCCTGCCGCCAAGACCCCAAGCTGTCACGCTAAGGCTGCTCCTGAAAATCATTTTGCATGGGCGGCGCGTCGCCTGCCGGACCATCTCGCTCTCCGACGCGATACGGGAGCACGGCATAGATCAGGTTGACCTTATCAAGATCGATGTTGAAAAGGCGGAATTTGAAGTCTTGCAGGGCATTGATCCACCAGACTGGAAAAAGGTGCAAAAGATCGTGATCGAAGTTCACGACATAGAAGGGCGATTGAACGCGGTGGTGGATGTGCTGCGCTCGCACGGCCTGCAAGACGTGGTCTGCCAGCAGGAGCCAGAAATGAAGGAATTTGGGGTTTTTACAGTCTTTGCGAGACGCCGCACGGGATCGTAA
- a CDS encoding alpha-L-arabinofuranosidase: MPCRRAFTAAETNAIVVDPTPLFEISPWLYMQFMEPLGATDSSVEACWDYDADDWRKDFVDALRDLAPGAIRFGGLFSRYYKWREGIGPAAKRPPMRNYIWGGWESNRIGTDEFIDLCRRVNAEPFFCVNFLSDGERRYAARTGGAKEAAEWVQYSKLKLWQIGNETSYGTECFTKEKAIERTIEFAKAMRQVDSSVKLIGWGDRGPDGKLWATDMEKQAGELIDFLAIHMMGQSPTRPDTVLKGLRYEQDPARAWEELVDLSDAVERRVVEIVQATKKPIAITEGHLSLSPYNANPILYEWLSAAYHARSMNIYQRHGERIRIATAADLQGNRWTTTAVMTPTPRGRSFLMPAGSIARLFRKHNGTHGVAVTSAPTGLDIAASRAGNKLFLHVANLQYNRAVKASFPGMKSGRVIEIAPENLRSYVNQDQPDVFRPREKQLKAASWRFPAGSVSAVELELPVAGEVCLALRPVK; encoded by the coding sequence ATGCCTTGCCGCCGTGCGTTCACCGCCGCCGAGACCAACGCAATCGTCGTCGATCCGACGCCGCTGTTCGAGATCTCGCCGTGGCTCTACATGCAATTCATGGAGCCGCTCGGCGCCACTGACAGCTCGGTCGAAGCCTGTTGGGACTACGACGCCGATGACTGGCGCAAGGATTTCGTCGACGCCCTGCGCGACCTTGCGCCCGGCGCCATCCGCTTCGGGGGGCTCTTCAGCCGTTACTATAAGTGGCGCGAAGGGATTGGCCCGGCGGCCAAGCGACCGCCGATGCGCAACTATATCTGGGGCGGGTGGGAGAGCAATCGCATCGGCACGGACGAGTTCATCGATCTCTGCCGCCGCGTCAACGCCGAGCCGTTCTTCTGCGTGAACTTCCTCAGCGACGGGGAGAGGCGCTACGCCGCGCGCACCGGCGGCGCCAAGGAGGCCGCAGAGTGGGTTCAGTATTCGAAACTGAAGCTCTGGCAGATCGGCAACGAGACTTCGTACGGGACGGAGTGTTTCACCAAGGAGAAGGCGATCGAACGCACAATCGAGTTCGCCAAGGCGATGCGGCAGGTCGATTCTTCGGTCAAGCTCATCGGGTGGGGCGACCGCGGGCCCGATGGAAAGCTTTGGGCGACGGATATGGAGAAGCAGGCGGGCGAGCTCATCGATTTCCTCGCCATCCACATGATGGGCCAGAGCCCGACGCGGCCGGACACAGTGCTCAAGGGCCTCCGCTATGAGCAGGACCCTGCGCGCGCTTGGGAGGAGTTGGTGGACCTATCCGACGCGGTGGAGCGGCGCGTTGTGGAGATCGTGCAGGCGACAAAGAAGCCGATCGCGATCACCGAGGGGCACCTCAGCCTGAGCCCGTACAACGCCAACCCGATCCTGTATGAGTGGCTCTCGGCGGCGTACCACGCGCGCTCGATGAACATCTACCAGCGGCACGGCGAGCGCATCCGCATAGCCACTGCGGCCGACCTCCAGGGCAATCGCTGGACGACCACGGCAGTGATGACGCCGACGCCGCGCGGCAGGAGCTTCCTGATGCCGGCCGGGTCAATCGCGCGGCTGTTCCGCAAGCACAACGGCACGCATGGAGTGGCGGTGACGTCCGCGCCGACGGGGCTCGATATTGCGGCCAGCCGTGCCGGCAACAAGCTGTTCCTGCACGTCGCCAACCTCCAATACAACCGGGCGGTGAAGGCGAGCTTCCCGGGAATGAAGAGCGGCCGCGTGATCGAGATCGCGCCTGAGAACCTCAGGAGCTATGTCAATCAGGACCAGCCGGACGTGTTCCGCCCGCGGGAAAAGCAGCTGAAGGCGGCGTCTTGGCGATTCCCCGCAGGCTCGGTTTCGGCAGTCGAATTGGAATTACCGGTGGCGGGCGAGGTTTGCTTAGCTCTGCGCCCTGTGAAGTGA